In the genome of Brachypodium distachyon strain Bd21 chromosome 3, Brachypodium_distachyon_v3.0, whole genome shotgun sequence, the window TTTCTAAGTATTttaatatgtattttttttctcgaataGACGGAAAGACTTGGTTTTGGTTTCATCCTTTGCTCTAGCTCTTGGAATTGGACCACTAGGTTTCGTTCTTTTCAGCTTATAGGCTTCACCGAGAAGCTGTCCTCcttctgtttcctaaaaaaaccgCCGACAAATTTGGTTAGACTTACATACTGTTAATGAGTTTTCTCGAGAAAGCCTTGGAAAGCCAGAAGCGGCCAAAGATTAGGTCTGAGTTGTCACTGAGCTTGTTGAAGAACTTGACACATGGAGATCCGCATCACCTAGTTTTTTTATTATCCTGAGAGTTCCTTCATGTGCTTGActaaaaaaccctaattactgCTAATTACATGTCCACATATTTTGGAGAGACAGATTCTAACAGTTAGTCCATTCTATACTAGATCTAGATCTGAAACAGAGGACGATTGCTTGCTCCATAGCCTTGCGCTACTATGACCCCTTACGCCTTTGTCTTTTCTTtgcgctctctctcccttcttctctttctgttCTCCTCCCCTTCTCGATCTACCATTGCAGTCGCCGTTCTCGTTGCCGCCTCGCCGGTTAAAAATAAAGTTAGGTTAACCCCTCCCCTTCTGCTCGCCCAGCCGTTGGATCCCTCCAGATCCAACAACGCACAAAGCGTCCGTTGCCTGAGTCTTGGCACCGAACGTTCGGTGAGCTAAAACACTACTAGCAGGATCCAGCTCAGTCCAAAACAGATTAATCTTGGGAGCCGATCTGTTAGCGGGCTGGCTCAATTTGGGCTGGATCGACCTGACCAGCCACCTTCCTTCTTCCCACTTATCTCCAATTTTGTATGCGTCCTCCGCTGCAACTTGCAGCCAGCCAACCCTCGAAACCCCATTCCAATTCCCTATACTAAAATACTATTTCCAACTATAGAATTTGCTTAGGCATTCTTGCCTTTACCCATCTCAGTCCTCGCTCGTCCCGCTCCTTCGTcaaccctcgccgccgcccccccgcatccgccgccgccgcctcccccgccgtCGCTGTCCAGTTGCCACCTCCAAATCCTGCACGGTATGCCCTCGGATCACTCCTGCTGTCGCTACTACTTCTAGCTGTTGCTCTGTTTGTGCGGGCCAACACTTTATTGGAGAGATCTGAGCTGGGCGCCTGGAGTCGTTAATAATGCCCTGTTTCTTGATTCGGCTAGGCGTTAGCAGATCGCTGGCGGGGAGGCTAGGATTTTGGGTTCCGGGGTTTTTCTGCTgcttaggtttttttttttggtttccttcttctcctttgggATTATGAGATAGGTTATGATGTCCCAGATGTGGAGTAATGTTGCTTGTGCCAGTTTGTTGCTTATTCGCTCAGTTTTCTGTTTTATGTTATAATAACTTGATTACAGCCGATCACATTAGGGGCTGTAATAAATCATGGCAGAGCAGTAGAGGTTTATGCAGTGGTAGTTGCTTCAAGAGTTGTTCATAGGATACTTAGGCATACGCTTTTTGAGCCTTTGtcctgttcttttctttttgtgcaaCCTTTAAATCCCATTTGCTTTGCATAAGAAAAGGTTTAAGGTTGGAGCTAGACAATTATCAAAGAGTTCTAAGGATGTTGGTGGTTTAGAAGCTAGTTTCCTTATTACAGACTAGAACAACAGGTACTGTTGATACCCAAAATGAAATTGTACAAATATCTTAAACTATTCTTGTTGCTGCTAAACCTAAAATTGGGCTGAGCTCTCTGTTGATTGCATATTTCCTTAGACTGTCAGCCATATAACTCGATTGCATTTTATGCTTCAAAAAATCTTTAACTTAGGCGGAGCTCTCTGTTGATTGCATAGTTTATTAGATTCTCAGCTATATAATTGTatgcttcatttttttcattcttAACTGCTTAATCATCATATATAATTCTGTCCTGTTAATAATCAAGGTTTCACATGGTTATATGTAGGCCATTTTCTGTAACCACATACCATACATCATATGCTTCTTGACTTGAAACATTAAGGAAACTGGGTTACATCCATAAGGTGTTTACTTTGTAGTGCTTTGTTCCCAAGTATGTTTCCCCTCAGTCGAGAGCAAGCCAAGAACTTGACCACCATCTGCAATTTCTTTCTTGTGGTTGTACTCAGCATTTTTATTCTCTGCTCATACCGTGGGAAGGAAATGGAGGCATACTGACCACCATCTTCATGATGTGAACATTGACATTGGTGGTTTGTCTAAAGTAACCAATAAAATTGACTCAGTGCACGCATAAGATGTTCAGGGGCGTTATGGGAGCAAAACTTTATCTTGCACTCATCGTTTTGTGGTTTGCCCAAACTattagaaaaaggaaaaggtaaATTCTTAAAATGGAGTATTGGTAAAAATGTAGGAGTAATATACAAATAAAGAGGATATCTACTGAAAGTTCTATTCATACACCAAATTGAGGATCGATTGAACGGGTAGATTCAAAAAATTTACCTAAAGCTGGAGGCTGCTGTAGATGACTTTGTGCAAAATCTATCTAGTTTGGGGTGAATTTGGCTGGTGATTGAGGCAGATTTGCTTACACTTGATGGAGAAATTGAAAAGCAGGCAGTAAGCCGGTGACATTGACTGTACAGCACAAGGAAAGCATAGTAGAAATTGTTATTACTAGCACAACAGCCGTGCGTTGGTACAGATTCTCAAGGATAAGAAATAAACTCAGATGAAATCATTTATATCTGCCCATATATCAACCTTTTATGGTGGATCTAAGAGATGATGTGGCCAAAGGGGACTGACCACCTCCACCGATTGAAAtctttataggagtaaagattTTGACGCAGATTGCTATTTTTATGTTTACAAATAAATTGGCTCTAGTTGTTCGGGGAACAGAACTTGGGGGACGTTCTAAAAGAAATTTATCATACATATGGTTTGTCAAATTCTGATAATGTTTGTCTAATGTACTTAATTGCTGTTGAAATACTTGCACTGTTTCTTCTCATGTAGTTTGGATTGTTGATAGTAAGAACATGTTGTATATAGATTTGATGAGTTCCCAAGCTTCGAAGGCTGGATTGGAGCTCACAATACAGACACCGGCATTTGGTTACAATCAGAAACAACTGGAGAGTAGTAACCAACCTGTAATTGCTCACAATATAAGAACCAACTTATCTCATTCACTTGGTTTTTCTATGTCACAGACTTTCAATCAAACTGGTAGCAGAGAACAAAAAGGTTAGCAAATATTGCTATGTAATAAACTTTTGATATGTCCAACACTAAAGATAAAAATTTATGGCGTGCAAATAATGTGGTTTTCTTTCTCCATGTATGTTTGTACTTAGATCAACCAATCTCAATGATTGGACATGGTCATTCTTCTCAACAAGGGGTAATTTTTCCCTACTCAACAATTTAAGTTGTGCTGCTTCAGAGATAACTTATCTTCAAGCATGGTCCTCTTCCTTGAAAATTGATTTAACATCTATATTAACACTCCATGCAGGTGTATGCTTTGGAGCCTTCTTTCTATTGTGGTATGTATTTTCTATGGTTAGTCTTATAATTTACTGATCTGATCAGATGCTACCTCAATTTCGTTATTAACCATGTAATGCTTGGATCAGGTGCAGATAAACATACAATTATAATGGGGCATGACCATATCGCTCATATAAAGGTAACTTGGTCAGTCCCGAGCAATATTGTCCTGTATAATTACTAAATTCTGACATTTTCTGTGGTTCTTACTTCTCTGGCAATCACTAATTTCTGACATTTTGTGTGGTTCTTACTTTTCTGGCAGAAGCTCATGGCGGATGATTCCCTTGGGGGTATGTTCTCCGCCTCACTTCCCTAAAAGCATGTGATTTTGCAAGGATTTTTGTTCATACCAAAACCTTTGTGTGTCTGTTGTGTTTCATTGTTCTGGTATTGAATACACTGTCGCTGATTATGCAAGTTTCTATTATTTGTTCTGAGATGATTCTCGTCCTTAAGCTACCGAAGTTAATTTCTggcctttgtttttctttggatTTACCTCTACATTTGATGTGGTCCTGTATATTTTCCCATGACTATCAATATAAATATGTGAAATACTACTGTGATTAATTGTCACTTGTCTCAGTACTTATTATGGAGTAGTTATTATGGTATCAGCTATTATTTATTGTCATTCTTTATATTACACCTTACATACAATCTATATCTTCTTATGTGTTTCTTGTTGTAAAATAGACAGGAAAAGTTGCCAGGAACCTGGTTGCAATGAGGTTGTCGATGGAAGGGTAGTGTACTGTAATATTCACAGTGCAGGGCGTTCATACCAACAGAATAGTTACCTCCAGAGTGCACATAAGAGCTCAGATTTATATATGCCCCCTGTTAAAGGCAGCCATTGCACCAAACCTGGTTCCAGTACAGTGACATGCACTGAACAAGATGTACATGTCAAGTATGATGTGGATGATCAATGCAAACTGAAGGATAGTTCTCGGAACACTCAGGGTGACACTGGTCAAGTTATCTTCCATGGGGCAGACATATGCAAGTACGAGAACTGCAGAAAGCAGGCCCAGGTGAACACAGTGTACTGTAAAATACATAGTGGTGGTACAAAGGGTTGCATGGCACGGGGGTGTATAAAAGCTGCACATGGAGGAACACCTCTATGCATTGGCCATGGAGGAGGGAAGCGGTGCATTGTTACTGGATGCCCGAATGCAGCATGTGGCCAAGGCCGTAGTGATCACTGCGTGAGGCATGGTGGTGGCAAGCGATGTAAATTTGAAGGCTGTGGGAAAGGTGCACAAGGGAACACAGACTTCTGCATCAGGCATGGTGGGGGAAGGCGTTGCAAATCTCAAGGATGTACGAAGAGTGCACAAGGACGGACAGATTTCTGCATTAAGCACGGTGGCGGTAGCCGGTGCAAGTTCGTAGGATGCAATACAAGCGCAAAATGGGGGACAGATTTCTGCTCTGTGCATCGGAAGAGTCTGTCGAGCGAGGATAATGCTGCCCCTGAAGCTTTGCCACTCCCTTCTGGAAAGCGCCGTCGGGCCAAGAAACCCAAAAAGGCAGTGAAGCCATCTGTGGTCTCCCAGGGAACTGTCACTGCTGGTGTATCTGTAGCTGGAAGCAGCACACAAGCAATGGGTATTCCTGTGGCAACCATGGTTTCAAACCGTGAATTATCACACAGGATTGTGATGGCAGCAGGGCAAGCTGCAATGGCTCCCTCTAAGGTGTTACCACTGTCCATCAAACCTCCGACAGCAGCTGGAGCGGTGGTTTCAgcggagagggaggcggcAACAAGCAGCATGATGCCAGGTCTCTAGAAAGGCGATGTTGGTGCATTTGGAGGCATTGCATGGCTGCCAATCTCTAATTTATTGTCTCCAACTGAGGAACATCAAGTCTTCAGGAGATTTGTCCATAGTAACAAGTCATGGCTGTCAGCGGCTGATATTGCTCTCCATTTGGtttggtttcttttttctgtgcAACTTGTCCATCTCATGATGTTCTATAAACGCTGTGTGGTTATTAGAGTAACAAGTCATGGAAACTGTTTTCAGACTATGTGGATTGTGGAGTTGGGAACGGACAACTAGCAAAGGGGGTCTTTGCATCCTGCAATCTGGTGCTGTTGGAAAGACTTGCCGTCTTGATGATGGGCAGAATGGGAGATAATTTGGTTATTGGAGTACTAGAATTATATTATGTTTACGCAGCCACCCATTTGTTGAATGTAGCCGTTGCCTGCTGCTCGCTTTGCATAATTTCTGTCCATTTCTTTTCTCAGTCTTGCGGGAAAAACCCCCTAAGAAAGTGcaatagcaacgcacgggctgTCCGGATTTAACCCTTCCAAACAGTTTTAAGTGTAATACGACTTTAGGATTTTATGTTTGTGCCTTTTGAATTCGTGGACTGAGATGTTGATCCGCTCCAAATTTATGGACTAGGGTATTTTACTGTTTATTAAattcatcatgatatatatcatcgtcttatatttatttgatatcaTAAATATTAGTGTATTTTTCTACAAACTAGTTTGACTTGGTAGTTGGTACAAGGCCAGGACATTTTATAAAATGTAACGGAGAGAGTTTTGGTTATGAGTTCCTGAAATGTATTCCAATGTAGGACCAACTCCTTCCGATGTACGACCAACTCCCTTAAATCTATCACTAACGCGTGTAACATCATCAGAATATAGCAAGTCCAACACAAACGAGTTGGATATGCACAAATGACAAATGCAATGCACTTCCTCTCCAGATCCATACTGCAGTCTAGCCTATCTGAGATATGCAGTTCCTTGCACTGGAAAACCTCAACACTGACAAACTTAATGATCTGTCAAATGTGATATGCCTCAAATGAAAGTCAGCGATTCCTCGATGGCTATATTTGAATGCTCCAAGCCATATTCTCAGTTCACTGTAAATTGTCTTGATCCTTCTTATTGAATAGATTCCAATACCTCAATGTTTATCTTCTAATATTATTTTCAACTGCAAATGGAAGACAACCGACATGATATATCAGTTTAGAAAATGGACAGCAAAATCAGCAATGATACAAGTTAGCAATTGTACTGACCACAAGAAGGCAAATGACCTCATGTGTCGGCGATGTGCAGCTCTTGCTTTGATATGACGTAACATCCCAGGGCAGTCCCTGGCTCCATGAAAAAATCTTCTTGGAAATGGCCAGCCTGCTTACTGAGAATGTCAGGGGAGAGTTCGTCGATGCTTAGCATCCCTTCAGCACGCACCCCATCTGCACAGACGACGAACTCATTCCCCACAATGAATGAGCCAGACACCCGAACCCTCATCCCTTCTTCCCCATGTGAACGGCAGTAAACCTTCTCCATTACATGAGCAATCTTCTCGCAAGGGCTGTTACCTTTCAGCATTTTCCTTATTCTTGACAAAGTCTCGAATATCTCGCTCTTACCAACATGGGTTTCCCCTGAGAAActagaattaaaaaaataatactaagAGTATGTCAATTGATTTGCACAGTTCCTGTGTAAGAATTAGATTTTGCTCTCAGCTGTCGCAATGGTAACAGGAACATAAAAGTTGAATTTAATTCCAGAGAAAAAGGGTAAGGACACATGCCAGCAAAACAGTGGAAACAAAAGTACTTTGGACAACTGGAAAGCACAACAAGGGATTGCTTGCTACAACAGAATCTCTCGAGATTCTCCCATACCTGAAAATAGAATCTTGTTGATAGAATGTCTTCATGTGACACCATTGGTCATCGCCGCCATCAAAGATCAGGTAGTAATGTACAGCAAGCATCTGAGATAAACATATCAATATGATTGTAAGTCGTGCAAATGAATAGTTGAACCAATTCTAATCATCAACCTTTGGCCTCCAGAGTAAGCATTCAGACATGTGCTTATGATTCAAGCCACAAGCAAGGAAAGGGAATATCACAAATTCAATATCAAAATTcacctcaaaaaagaaaattcaatATCAAAATGAGTATGTGACTTGCGTTCTATTGAGGAAATAGCATTTCGGGATCAAAAGGTTATACTGTTCAGATGAGGAGGTGTAAGTTCTTttttgagtaaaatgcatcagaggtcctaattctttcgcaaagatcccaagttagtcctaattcTTTGAAACTGCACGTTTTAATCCCAATAGTTTCATAAGTGGTTCAGCACAGGTCCTAATGTGGCATGGGCGCGTGTCTTCTGTCCATGTGGCTATTTGGGCTCACAAGTCGGGCGACAAGCTGGACTtcccttttgcaaaaacaaaacctGCCTCCTTCCTTTTTCTCCCCTGTAAGCccttctcctctttctctgctctgctgctgcatgccgAGGCCATTGTTGGTCATTGTTCATGGCCTCTTTCCGCCGGCGCTGGCGTTGGCGACGACGGCAGCAAAGGAACAGAAAGAGCCGTGAtgcatttttcttcctttttctctccGTTACGCGGCGGGGAGGACGAGGCGGGCGGTAGCGGAGGTGTGATGCATtacgcggcggcgaggacgaggtgGGAGGTGGCCATGGCTTCGAGGTGGGGATTTGCTGCCGTGTTGGTGGGGAAATTTTGGGGGCGGGGGagcaaaaggaagaaaaaggaaggaggcaggtgttttttgcaaaaggaatTCCAGCTTGTcacgacatgtgggcccaaatAGCCACGTGGACAGAAGACAAGCACCCATGCCACATTAGGACCTGTGCTGAACCACTTATGAAACTATTGGGACTAAAACGTGCAGTTTCAAAGAATTAGGACTAACTTAGGACCTTTACGAAAGAAGTAGGActactcttcttttttcagaaaGAGTTGCCTTCTTACTGGTCCTAACATATGGTGGCTTTTAGTAACTAGATGAAAAACACAAACTTCAATGACCCTAAGCTATCACAGATGTGCACACATGGTCATGTGCTGAGAAGATGACATCTATGGATTCAAGTTATGGCCTTCTAAATTATTATTGTTAGTTTTTGCatatgaaagaaaaacaaattccATACAGTTTTTTCTGGGATCGACCAGTGTTAACCGATTCTCGGTGAGCTCTGAAATTTTAACAAGATTTCAATCCCTGATCATGAAAAGTCTAGATTAAAATCATTGAGACAACTGTGGTGATCATTCAATTTATTTGTGACATCATCCTATTGTGATATTGTTTAGGCCTAGTTAACATCATTGTATGTGAACTTTTGGAATATCAGGTTCAGTTTCTTGTCATATGGAAATGAAGtagcacagaaaaaaa includes:
- the LOC100841137 gene encoding uncharacterized protein LOC100841137 isoform X2, whose product is MSSQASKAGLELTIQTPAFGYNQKQLESSNQPVIAHNIRTNLSHSLGFSMSQTFNQTGSREQKDQPISMIGHGHSSQQGVYALEPSFYCGADKHTIIMGHDHIAHIKLMADDSLGDRKSCQEPGCNEVVDGRVVYCNIHSAGRSYQQNSYLQSAHKSSDLYMPPVKGSHCTKPGSSTVTCTEQDVHVKYDVDDQCKLKDSSRNTQGDTGQVIFHGADICKYENCRKQAQVNTVYCKIHSGGTKGCMARGCIKAAHGGTPLCIGHGGGKRCIVTGCPNAACGQGRSDHCVRHGGGKRCKFEGCGKGAQGNTDFCIRHGGGRRCKSQGCTKSAQGRTDFCIKHGGGSRCKFVGCNTSAKWGTDFCSVHRKSLSSEDNAAPEALPLPSGKRRRAKKPKKAVKPSVVSQGTVTAGVSVAGSSTQAMGIPVATMVSNRELSHRIVMAAGQAAMAPSKVLPLSIKPPTAAGAVVSAEREAATSSMMPGL
- the LOC100841137 gene encoding uncharacterized protein LOC100841137 isoform X1, translating into MSSQASKAGLELTIQTPAFGYNQKQLESSNQPVIAHNIRTNLSHSLGFSMSQTFNQTGSREQKDQPISMIGHGHSSQQGVYALEPSFYCGADKHTIIMGHDHIAHIKKLMADDSLGDRKSCQEPGCNEVVDGRVVYCNIHSAGRSYQQNSYLQSAHKSSDLYMPPVKGSHCTKPGSSTVTCTEQDVHVKYDVDDQCKLKDSSRNTQGDTGQVIFHGADICKYENCRKQAQVNTVYCKIHSGGTKGCMARGCIKAAHGGTPLCIGHGGGKRCIVTGCPNAACGQGRSDHCVRHGGGKRCKFEGCGKGAQGNTDFCIRHGGGRRCKSQGCTKSAQGRTDFCIKHGGGSRCKFVGCNTSAKWGTDFCSVHRKSLSSEDNAAPEALPLPSGKRRRAKKPKKAVKPSVVSQGTVTAGVSVAGSSTQAMGIPVATMVSNRELSHRIVMAAGQAAMAPSKVLPLSIKPPTAAGAVVSAEREAATSSMMPGL